GCGTGAGGAAGGCAACTGGCAGAGTGaccttttatttgtttcctttgttgttcgttaaaataattaaatatctttgaatgattctttcgaaagttaacaaaaaaaacactaaactcatttaatttttaaaatataattctgatataaaatatactactaGTTTACTAACTAACCCatccttaaatttttttacatctaGATAACAACGTACAAATTTAACTAATCACAttccctttttaattttatttttatttttctttttcttttttattttatgtgaatgtaaaaaaaaaaaaaaaaaaaacaagaaaaataattttttttttttttttttgtctctcgtCTCCTCGTTCTTGGTTCAACCATAGATGTTCGTCGGGAAAATATCCTCGGCTTCAATTTCGTTCGATTTGCCCTAAATTCTCGACCACTCTTCGTCAACCCCATACTCTTAATCCAGGTAaaattatttctcttttttttcgtgtatttgtttttgggtcaaacttgttctctctctctccttatttttttttcccaattcaaaattttgagtaTGTATTTAGTAACCCTagttcttattttttgttttttttttccgaaattTCGTCTTACCTTACTAGGTTTTTATATGTCGATTAAGCTAAATTAGGGTATTGAATAGAATTGAATCGAATCAAATCGAATTGGGCGTTTTGTGTTTGATCCGGTGAAattaaatttagggtttttttttttttttttttaatttgggtgaatttgtttgttcttcattttagctttgaaattagggttttgtgtcatgaatgtaaaatttatgtCGGTTGCTAAATTTCTTGTGATTTTAAGTTGATGATCGCCATGATTAAGCATCCACATTTGTTCTGAGTTTCTAGTTTCATGGTTTGGATTCATTGCTCTGCTTTGTAGGAACTTGGAAGCATAAGGAAAAGCATGAATGCTTAAAAACAGTTTGCGCATTACTGCGAAATGCAAGCCGAGAAGAACCCCGAAGGTCGTCCTATCGATGAGGGCCATATATCAAACCAGAACAGCAATCCTAATTTACTCTCTTCTGCTTCTATCAGTGTTTCTCAGTTTCCTGGTATGTTTGCACTTTGGTTTTAAGTAGTtttgcttttatgtttctttttttgtttgttgagatgagcttgttttttttaatggagaCTGCaatgtttattgttttatttggagaGCAGCTAAGAAGCCGACTAGGCAATGGGCTGCTTGGACGCATCAGGAAGAAGAAAGTTTCTTCACTGCTCTTCGTCAAGTTGGAAAGGTTATCAATTGTTGAAGTTGAGAATGAGTTTTGGTTTCTTCGTCTATATGTTGTTTCGTGTGTGACGTTTTCtctgtgtgttggttattgcaGAATTTTGAGAAGATTACCTCTCGTGTCCAAAGCAAAAACAAGGACCAGGTTGGTTGCCTTTTTTAACCTTGGGTTTGTTTTAACCTTGGTGTTTTGCTCTAATGGTTGTGGaaattttgtgtgattttacAGGTCAGGCATTACTATTATCGTCTAGTGAGACGTATGAATAAACTATTGGGTCCAGAACTGAGCCTTGATGCCAAGAATCCAAAGGACACAAATGCTGCAATGCTACGATGGTACTTGATATATACAGTTCTTTTCTATTATGATTTGTGCTGGTATTGTAGATTGTTACATTATTGTAAACAAATGATAGAACATTACTCTCCATTTAAGGGTTCCATTCGCCTATAATATCTTCTGTAGTATGGTTATGCATTTCTTGTTAGTGACAAAATAATGGTTAGGAAGggtttcttgtttctcttgaGCATTGATAATATCTGCCAGTAACCTCATACATGATCAGATAGTAGCAACTGGCGTATATTTCAGACATCATACCATCTTTCGTTCTCCTAGTTGAGATGATTCCACATATTATGATTTCGTCTGTTCTAAAGTTAACATGCTATTTCATGTGACTTGCAGGTGGTCTTTACTGGAAAAGTATAGCTGCAAAGCTTCaaaacttcatctcaaaccccGGAGATTCAAGCTATTTTTAGAGGCCTTGGTTAGTTGGCACTTTTAAATTTCGTTTTAACTCAAAACCATCTTGGATTTGACAAGGAATTGTTTTCAAACTATTGTCTAACAAACCATTTTGCATGAAGGAACACCAATTGCTGAAAGACCGCAGAAAGAGCATAAGAAAACGGGCTTGCCAGGGAGAAAATTTCTCTTCTGCTTCCCTCGGAAATATCTCAAGTCAAAGCAGAGAAAGAGGATTGGATAACCGTCCATTTAAATTGATTCTCTCCGACGGCCAAAATGTTAAAAAGCTAGGGTCTGGAAGAGCATCTACCAAACATGGTGAAAGCTTAGGTGTCAACCTTGGTGACGAAAAAGAAGATACAGCCTTTGGGAGAGGTGGAAGGCAGCGACGAAAACAAGGTTCTTTCTCTGCTAGTTTTTATGCATGTTTCTTAGATAGACAGTTTTCTTCAGTCCcatattgtgtgtgtgttttcccTTTTCAGCGTTCATACAAGTTTTGGAGATCATCTACTTTCAATATTCCATGTATATCTTAGGTTTTAAGTTACTATTTAAAAACTTGATGTAGTTCCAGGTTCTTACGTGACTCTAAGCAGTTCATTCCTTTTCAGCAGGTTATAAAAAATGGGAAAAGGCTGCGATAGATGGGGTCTCCCTGGTTGCTGATGCTGCAGAGCATTTGGAACGAACATCAATTGACAAAGATATGGATGATCAAGAAGGTTTACTTGCTAGTATGggataatatttcattttcttagaTGCATGTTTTTTGAGAACTAACATGTGCAAATTCTGAAATGAATTCTCTTTTTATCGTAGATTTAGGTTCGACAAGATATATTACCGGAAAGTCTCCACTTTCTCTGTGCTCATCTGGTGATGTTCCTCTCAGTGATGCCAATATGCAGTTTTCTGCCAAGCTGAAACTTCAGTTGTTCCCGATTGATGAATGTACTCGAAGATCCTTGGAAATGGTAAGTTTCTAATACGAATAAAACTGATTGGAGCAATAATTTTCGGAGACATGAAATGGAGCTTGATCTTGTAACAGGATAAGCACAATCCGCATCTAGAACTTACCCTTAGTAATCGCAAGAAGATATCATCTGTACTGGAACATCTCAATCGCAAATGGGGAAGCTCAAGTTGTGCGACTGGAGAGCTAATGCTATTTCCTTACAATGCACGAAAAGAAACTATAACGTGCCATCAAAGGTGGACCCATGACTCTTTTCTAAGTGCAGCAGAAGTGCATTCAATGGTCGGAAGTCCCTCGGTTTTCCGCTTAAGGTTTGCTCTCATATTTTCCTAGTCTCGTGCAGGTTTATCTCTCTGTCCAATTATATCATACAggagaaacaaaattaattttcttatatctcTTTGCAGGTATGGTTGGTTTGTCCATGATGCATCAGGTTCTTTTATTTCTCAAGTTCCAACTTCAGATCTTTGCCCTTCACTCGAGGATGACATGAATGTGGATGGGGTGAACGAGGTCAACATGCTCCTTACTGAATCAGGACCCTTGTCGGTGCATTCAACTGCCAAACAACCGACATCTGTAGAACCCAGCCTGGGTCTTGTATGTGCCTCTGGTGAAACCCATGATCGTCCCGCAGAATATAGAGATGATTATGAACCTGCTTCACCAACTATTTCTCCACTTGAGCATTTAATCAGCGGTAATGCTCAATCAGCAGGAGAATGGGCTGATAGTCTTACTAACATAAGTATAGGTGATCTACTCTCTGATGTGCCCGATGACATAGATAGTGATGGTGGGAATCCACCTGCCACCGAGGGTTCACATTGCGTCCTTCGAGATGTTTCATTTGCCTCTGACTCTTTTGATGCTGCAATTGCTGCTCATATACTAAGACACCAGAACAAGTCCAGTGCTCCACTACCGTTGACTTCTGGCTCTTCCTCTCTATGGGATGATGAAGAAACACGTGATGCCTTCTCTTTCCAAAATAATCGTCTCGAAGATTCGTCCAAGTTGGCTAATGTTGCTTCTCCTCGAGGTGTTGGCAGAGTAAATGGAAAACCTTCTCAATTGGTGGAGGTAACTATATCATTCTCAAACTCCACTTCAacaattgtttataaaaataaaccaTCTGATACAATACTTTCTCTTAGGCTTTATCCGTTGATGAGAAGCTTCCTGACCATGGAGAGCCTATGGAAGAGGGTCCAACAGACCCCCATACGATGGATTCTCCAGGGAAGACCCATTGTGGGCTTGCGGATATATATTGGGTAAATCTCGAAATCCCATATTTTCTTCCAAAGTGAAAAAGCACATATATTCAAAAACTcttgtttcctttgttttactTCTCTTTGCAGCCTGACTCGTTAGGACCACTGGACTTAGACATTAGATCTTCAAAGTATACAGACGATTTGATCCTCAGTGAGAGCCTTGGGGGTTTGAGCCGTCTAATTGCGACCAGCCTCGATGCCTTTCAGAACTGCTCGCTCTTTGGGTTGGACAACAAGAAGGATAAGTCTAACATGGTCTGAAATGGAACTAAAAGCTAAAAGCATGGGGTCCAAATGTTGATAGTTGAAAAGAAAGTGactcttcctttttttaaaaaaagtaacGTTATCACCAACTGATAGGTTCACTGTACAAAAATCTGATTTAAGTTTAAGTTTTAACTCTtcctctcaagtctcaacacaGTCTTCTGTGTTGGTACATGTTTATGTGTACCCCTTTACTGTTgttatttacatgtttatttGGCTATCATgccgttttttcttcttcttttgtttatagaaGTTTCATGGCAAAAGAAGAATGTCGCAGAATCttctaaatactaaacaaatTCTTTTAAGAGTTGAGTAAAATAACATTTACGCAAAActatttgaactttttataaCTCAATATCTAGACACGAAAAAGCTTTCCAAAATTCATCTTGAAACACAAATGATTGAATGAGCAGAGGTTAAAACTAGACTTGTTACGTTGTATCACCATCCAAATTTTAAGTATCCATTATCTTCTTGATAAAGCATGATAGGACTAAGTTACTCCTTTTCTctcattttaaatattctaTCTAGAAAAGATTCCAAACGTTTCATTTCTACACTTGATCGGCTAACCCAAGGTTTTTTCAACACTAGACTCTTTATTTAaagtaataagaaaaaaaagaaatcattcaAAACTAGATATGATTGTTGTCTTGATCCAAAGTGTTCAAATTGGGTTTTTCTTCTATTCCCGATAACATTCAGTTTCTTTGCTCTCAATGATTAGTCTAATTTAAAAAGCTTAAAATCAACACAACACTCTCCACCCTAAGAGAACCAAATTTCAACTACAACCCAATTTGATTCATTAAACCAAACCGGCAAACCGTATGGTCATAAGTTTACACCGTCGGATTCAGCTTTTATCCGATCAGTAGGTAGAGAAGAACTATGGATTTGTGtaatttcaacatttttttttttttttacgaaggATATGCTCTCTCAAGTCTTAATAATGAGTCCTACACAACAATGACGTAAGAGTGCCAAGTTGTCATAACATGACAAATCTCTTTAGTGTGATACACCGCTTTACACTGGCCTACTCGTTCACATCACGTCGAGTTCGTACACGAAGAGACACTCTTTACGTGCCCTTCGAATATTCTTCTTCATAAATTTGACGACTTCTGTTGTCACGATATATCATCTTTTGGACGATCAATATGACACAATTAcacatatcaatatatcatacagaatatattttttaaatatataaaggcATATTCGAGGCTTCGAGCTCTCTAGCTAATATACATTCATTCACAACACAGTCCATACCATATAGTAAGagcaaattaaataaatttctaGATTTGTATCGAAGGTTACAACGGTATGGATTGTGTTGAGTTAGTAGTATATGCGAGGGAAGAGATCATGTCCTATATATCTAAGGACTcaacttttgatattttctagCTAGCCGTAATTGACATCAACTTTTGGACGAGCAACTTTtgatattttccaaaaaatttagcaataattttttcttacacaccaaaatttgtttttccttttcagcTAATCGGATATAAtttcaagaaattttttatgaaatgaTAGCATGATTCTTTTTATAGCTTAATTGGTAAAGTTTTTTCAGAAGAATCTCCATTCAAGTTTTCCAcgaatgatgaagaaaaataaaatatattatctttaGAAATTCACTTGTACTTCTGATAAATATCCACACTCTCAGTCCATACAATCACTCATaacaccaagaaaaaaaaattcttcccgaaaaaaaaaaacaatggagaGCGCAAAGTCGAGGAAGCCTCATATCATGATGATACCATACCCACTTCAAGGCCACGTTATCCCTTTTGTCCACTTAGCCATCAAACTCGCTTCTCATGGCTTCACCATCACTTTCGTCAATACCGACTCCATCCACCATCACATCTCCACCGCTCGCCAAGGTGACGAGGGAGACATCTTCTCCGCCGCCCGCAGCTCAGGACAGCTCGACATACGTTACACCACCGTGACCGACGGCTTCCCTTTGGGGTTTGACCGCTCACTTAACCATGACCAGTTTTTCGAAGGCATTCTCCACGTCTTCTCTGCCCACGTCGATGATCTCATCGCTAAACTCTCACGCCAGGATGATCATCCGGTGACTTGCTTGATCGCCGACACGTTTTATGTTTGGTCATCTATGATTTGCGACAAGCACAACCTTGTTAATGTCTCGTTTTGGACCGAACCTGCCTTGGTACTCAATCTTTATTATCACATGGATCTCCTCATATCCAACGGTCATTTCAAATGTCTTGGTAAAACTCTTACTCAATCATGTCAATGATATATTTTCCTGATTTAGCAATAATATTAACAAGTCTCCAtatcttctaattttttcaCAAGTCACATAGATAATTAGAAATTTTGTGTATTATCGacaagaaaatatgatttttaatttgtatttttattgaaCTCGGAATTATCCTATATATAATCAtctctaatatttttgttttgaatgtttatgGTAGAGAATCGTGAAGACGTGATCGATTACGTACCAGGGGTTAAGGCAATAGAACCAAAGGACTTGATGTCATATCTTCAAGTAAGCGACAAAGACGTAGACACAAATACAGTGGTCTATCAAATATTATCCAAGGCCTTTAAAGACGTCAAGAGAGCCGATTTCGTCTTATGCAACACCGTGCAAGAGCTCGAGCCAGACTCTCTCTCGGCTCTACAAGCCAAACAACCGGTTTACGCCATCGGTCCGGTTTTCTCAACCGATTCGGTTGTCCCCACAAGCTTATGGACCGAATCAGACTGTACCGAATGGCTTAAAGGCCGACCTACCGGATCGGTCCTCTACGTCTCGTTTGGTAGCTATGCACACGTTGGTAAAAAAGAGATCGTTGAAATAGCCCATGGGCTTTTACTTAGTGGGATAAGTTTCATTTGGGTCTTACGTCCGGATATAGTCGGATCCGACGTACCGGATTTTCTCCCGGACGGGTTTGTAAACCAGACCCAAGATCGAGGTCTTGTGGTCCAGTGGTGCTGCCAGATGGCAGTCATTTCAAACCCGGCCGTGGGAGGTTTTTTCACACATTGCGGTTGGAACTCAATTTTGGAAAGCGTTTGGTGCGGTTTGCCGTTGTTGTGTTATCCGCTATTGACGGATCAGTTCACTAATAGGAAGCTTGTGGTCGATGATTGGCGCATTGGGATTAACCTTTatgataataatgataataataagacGATCACAAGGGACCAAGTCTCGGCTAACGTAAGGAGATTGATGATCAAAGGTGAAACTTCAAGTGAGCTGAGAAACAACGTCGAAAAAGTTAAACGTCATCTCAAAGATGCGGTTACAGCCGTTGGATCTTCTGAGACGAATTTTAAATCGTTCGTTGGTGAGGTCCGAAGTAGTATAGATACTAAATTGTGTAATCCCGTTGTAAATGGTCTCGAAACAAGTCGATCAGACTAAAGCTATTTTAAACATATGTAAATCGACATaaagttcactttttttttggttattatatcTGTCGCACCGCAAGAAGAATAGAAAGATCAACTCCATGAGTATGCCCAAATGTCTGTTTCGGTTCGTCTTACTTCAAAGATTGCGTCTTTGGCGAGATCAGGTCGCATAGCAAGCGCACGCcaggtgttcgacgaaatgcctgaaCGAGATACCGTAGCGTGGAACACTATGTTGACGAGTTATTCTCGTTTGGGTTTATATCAGGAAGCTATGTCTTTGTTCACCCAGTTGAGAATCTCTGACGCTAAGGCTGATGATTACTCGTTTACAGCAATCTTGAGCACTTGTGCGAGTCTAGGCGATGTTAGTTTCGGAAGAAAAATTCAGTCTTTGGTTATTCGGTCTGGATACGGTGCTTCGTTGCCGGTTAATAATTCGCTTATTGACATGTATGGTAAGTGTTCTGATACTCTTAGCGCAAACACAGTGTTTCGAGATATGGGCAATGATGGTAGAAATGAAGTAACTTGGTGCTCGCTTTTGTTTGCGTACATGAATGTTGAACAGTTTGAAGCTGCTCTCGATGTTTTTGTTGAAATGCCGAAAAGGGTGGCTTTTGCGTGGAATATAATGATCTCTGGTCATGCCCAGTGTGGAAAGATCGATTCTTGTTTAAGGTTGTTCAAAGAGATGATTGAGAAGAGTGAGTTTGAACCGGATTGTTATACGTTTAGTTCTCTGATGAATGCTTGTGGTGATTCATGTAACTTGGTTTGTGGACGGATGGTACATGCTGTTATGGTGAAGAACGGGTGGGATTCTGCGGTTGAGgcaaaaaactctgttttaagTTTCTATGCGAAAGTAGGATGCAGAGATGATGCCATGAGAGGGCTCGAGTCTGTTGAAGTATTGAGTCAGGTATCTCGGAATTCTGTTATTGACGCGTGTATGAAGAtagcagaaacagagaaagctcTTGAGGTATTTCATCTAGCTCCTGAGAGAAATATTGTTACTTGGACTACTATGATTGCAGGATATGGTAGGAATGGAGATGGAGAGCAAGCACTGAGGTTTTTTGTTGAGATGATGAAGTCTGGGGTGGATTCTGATCATTTTGCTTATGGTGCAGTTCTTCACGCTTGTTCAGGTTTAGCCTGTTTAGGACATGGAAAAATGATCCATGGTTGTTTGATTCATCGAGGCTTTCAAGGTTATGCTTATGTTGGTAACGCCTTGGTTAATTTGTATGCCAAGTGTGGAGATATTAAGGAATCAAACCGCGCGTTTGGGGATATAGCTAACAAAGATTTGGTATCTTGGAACACAATGCTTTTTTCATTTGGTGTCCACGGGTTAGCAGATCAAGCTCTAAAGCTCTATGACAACATGATAGTGTCTGGGATTAAACCAGACAAGGTGACATTCATTGGATTGTTGACAACTTGTAGCCATTCAGGCCTTGTAGAGGAAGGTTGCTCAATTTTTANCCGGATTGTTATACGTTTAGTTCTCTGATGAATGCTTGTGGTGATTCATGTAACTTGGTTTGTGGACGGATGGTACATGCTGTTATGGTGAAGAACGGGTGGGATTCTGCGGTTGAGgcaaaaaactctgttttaagTTTCTATGCGAAAGTAGGATGCAGAGATGATGCCATGAGAGGGCTCGAGTCTGTTGAAGTATTGAGTCAGGTATCTCGGAATTCTGTTATTGACGCGTGTATGAAGAtagcagaaacagagaaagctcTTGAGGTATTTCATCTAGCTCCTGAGAGAAATATTGTTACTTGGACTACTATGATTGCAGGATATGGTAGGAATGGAGATGGAGAGCAAGCACTGAGGTTTTTTGTTGAGATGATGAAGTCTGGGGTGGATTCTGATCATTTTGCTTATGGTGCAGTTCTTCACGCTTGTTCAGGTTTAGCCTGTTTAGGACATGGAAAAATGATCCATGGTTGTTTGATTCATCGAGGCTTTCAAGGTTATGCTTATGTTGGTAACGCCTTGGTTAATTTGTATGCCAAGTGTGGAGATATTAAGGAATCAAACCGCGCGTTTGGGGATATAGCTAACAAAGATTTGGTATCTTGGAACACAATGCTTTTTTCATTTGGTGTCCACGGGTTAGCAGATCAAGCTCTAAAGCTCTATGACAACATGATAGTGTCTGGGATTAAACCAGACAAGGTGACATTCATTGGATTGTTGACAACTTGTAGCCATTCAGGCCTTGTAGAGGAAGGTTGCTCAATTTTTAAATCCATGGTTAAAGATCATGGAATCCCTTTGGAAGTAGATCATGTAACATGTATGATAGATATGTTTGGGAGAGGTGGATATTTAGCAAAAGCAAAGGACTTGGCTACAACTTACAATTCACTTGTCACTAAAGCTAGTAATAGTAGTTCATGGGAAGCTCTTTTGGGTGCTTGTTCTACACATTGGCACACAGAATTAGGCAGAGAAGTTAGCAAAGTTCTAAAGATAGCAGAACCAAGTGAAGAGATGAGTTTTGTTCTGTTATCCAACTTGTACTGCTCGAGTGGGCGGTGGAAGGAAGCAGAAGATGTAAGGAGAGAAATGGTTGAGCGAGGTATGAAGAAAACACCGGGATGTAGCTGGATCGAAGTAGGAAACCAGGTCTCAACTTTTCTAGTTGGTGACTCTACGCACCCTCGCTTGGAGGAGCTTTCTGAAACTTTATACTCCATTCAAAGTGAAATGAGAAACCCAGAGACGTTTTGGAACTTGTGGATTTAGTGCTATAGACAATGAGAAATATGTagaagaagcaacaaaaaaaaaatcgttcacACACATTCATTATTGTATAAGTAATAAGCAAATGAATTAGCCTTTTTTCTCCCAAGTTATTGTGTTCCTTAAAGCTTAGAATCTTTTAGTGTCTACTTGGAAATTAGTTCATGTTGCTTATATCAAAATATCTTGACATGGGAGTCTCATACTATTTGAAGATAagtttcatataattttctatgATAATCTAATCGGATTCGAGTTATGTTGACTCTTATTGATAAGCTCATTAGTGATTCCTACTGAAATTTTGATAATGACTTCAAATAGAGTATAGAagaaacatcatttttttttggtttctagtGTGAAAGGTCCGGTTCCGGTCCACAAGAAGTGACAAAGAAAATcttacaaaagagaagaaatatagATTCAAACTAACTTCGTTTTCTCTACAAATTACCCCTATTTTGTTGGTGTGACAATGATTCGTGTTTTTAAACAAGTGCAGCGGAAATTTACTCTTACCTACTAGTCAAAAAATTTAGATTGCATAGATTTGTACGAATTTGACTAGATCACGTGGGCTCGTTAGGATCGTACTGGActttcctattaaatattttccATCATTGTTCTCCAACTATGTTTTCTTCTTGCGTCAGTATGTTActccattatatttttttttcaatggtgGAACTACAGAATCTAGAATCGAATCGGTGAATACGAGACGTTAAAATAATTAACAGTAAAGAatagtattaacaaaattatggACATATACTGATATAAGTAGCTAGCTAGTGTGGTCCAAAACTTTGTATTGTTAACTTTAGTGATATGAACCATACGTAGATTTGGTAATATTATATGTACCAATTACACTCGTAGAAAAGGTAAGGAAAAGGAAAGGTGCATTCATTGAGAATTGTTATTTACCCTCAAGGCCTCGACTAATATGTAGTATACTAGTATTATATATTGTTGACGTGATTACTCCGTTACTATGTATGGACTATAGATAAAGTTACGATCGAACATAAatcttatatatgatttttaccGTTGAAGTGCgcgtcaatattttttttattctgattTCTAAGGTTTGGAACCAAATCCAAAACTAATTCATAATCAAATGTTCTTGTGAATCCTGTCTTTAGATATCTACAGTGCACAATGAAGGACGGTCGGACGTACGATACGTACGTACGTATATCTATACGAAGTCACGTACCTAGTTTAAATTCATGTAAAATTTTCTACGAACAAATGGAGTCTATGACTACGAATCTGATGATGTGTTTTATTCTGAAGCAGAAAAGTTTCTATCTTTAGAATACTAGACAGTGTCTATTTTTATCCTTATCTACCATTGAAACAATATTTGTCTACCTGAACTTCAATTTAACAAAAGGAAACTTTAACACTACAAAGGACAAAAGGCCATAATTTTTTCACGTTTTCATCTGTTTCCAGTACTTCAGGCTCCGAATACTTTGTGTCCAATAATTCTCTTAGATTCAAGATAGaaagtttagaaaaataaacctTAAAATACGATTTTGCAAAACCACTCTTGAATTAtacaaaaaatgcaaaacaatgtACCTTTGAATATCTAATACCATTGTTTTGGTTAtagattttaaacaaaataaccaTAACTGCCGTTGTGGCCGTTGTGGTACGGTGGAGGCGACCATGATTATGATGACAACGAAGAATACGGTGTTGGTAGTggtaatgatttatttttcttgttgtcaACTTGTCATATAGTCGAAGGTTACATTGCGGAATTTTAGAGTTGTATATACTATTTTCATAGTTCAAGGGATATCTTGCAAaagttgattaatttttttttttgtcatttagGATCAACCGTCAT
The Camelina sativa cultivar DH55 chromosome 6, Cs, whole genome shotgun sequence genome window above contains:
- the LOC104792479 gene encoding UDP-glycosyltransferase 86A1 — protein: MESAKSRKPHIMMIPYPLQGHVIPFVHLAIKLASHGFTITFVNTDSIHHHISTARQGDEGDIFSAARSSGQLDIRYTTVTDGFPLGFDRSLNHDQFFEGILHVFSAHVDDLIAKLSRQDDHPVTCLIADTFYVWSSMICDKHNLVNVSFWTEPALVLNLYYHMDLLISNGHFKCLENREDVIDYVPGVKAIEPKDLMSYLQVSDKDVDTNTVVYQILSKAFKDVKRADFVLCNTVQELEPDSLSALQAKQPVYAIGPVFSTDSVVPTSLWTESDCTEWLKGRPTGSVLYVSFGSYAHVGKKEIVEIAHGLLLSGISFIWVLRPDIVGSDVPDFLPDGFVNQTQDRGLVVQWCCQMAVISNPAVGGFFTHCGWNSILESVWCGLPLLCYPLLTDQFTNRKLVVDDWRIGINLYDNNDNNKTITRDQVSANVRRLMIKGETSSELRNNVEKVKRHLKDAVTAVGSSETNFKSFVGEVRSSIDTKLCNPVVNGLETSRSD
- the LOC104792478 gene encoding pentatricopeptide repeat-containing protein At2g36980, mitochondrial-like isoform X1; this translates as MSVSVRLTSKIASLARSGRIASARQVFDEMPERDTVAWNTMLTSYSRLGLYQEAMSLFTQLRISDAKADDYSFTAILSTCASLGDVSFGRKIQSLVIRSGYGASLPVNNSLIDMYGKCSDTLSANTVFRDMGNDGRNEVTWCSLLFAYMNVEQFEAALDVFVEMPKRVAFAWNIMISGHAQCGKIDSCLRLFKEMIEKSEFEPDCYTFSSLMNACGDSCNLVCGRMVHAVMVKNGWDSAVEAKNSVLSFYAKVGCRDDAMRGLESVEVLSQVSRNSVIDACMKIAETEKALEVFHLAPERNIVTWTTMIAGYGRNGDGEQALRFFVEMMKSGVDSDHFAYGAVLHACSGLACLGHGKMIHGCLIHRGFQGYAYVGNALVNLYAKCGDIKESNRAFGDIANKDLVSWNTMLFSFGVHGLADQALKLYDNMIVSGIKPDKVTFIGLLTTCSHSGLVEEGCSIFKSMVKDHGIPLEVDHVTCMIDMFGRGGYLAKAKDLATTYNSLVTKASNSSSWEALLGACSTHWHTELGREVSKVLKIAEPSEEMSFVLLSNLYCSSGRWKEAEDVRREMVERGMKKTPGCSWIEVGNQVSTFLVGDSTHPRLEELSETLYSIQSEMRNPETFWNLWI
- the LOC104792478 gene encoding pentatricopeptide repeat-containing protein At2g36980, mitochondrial-like isoform X2, with the translated sequence MSVSVRLTSKIASLARSGRIASARQVFDEMPERDTVAWNTMLTSYSRLGLYQEAMSLFTQLRISDAKADDYSFTAILSTCASLGDVSFGRKIQSLVIRSGYGASLPVNNSLIDMYGKCSDTLSANTVFRDMGNDGRNEVTWCSLLFAYMNVEQFEAALDVFVEMPKRVAFAWNIMISGHAQCGKIDSCLRLFKEMIEKSEFEPDCYTFSSLMNACGDSCNLVCGRMVHAVMVKNGWDSAVEAKNSVLSFYAKVGCRDDAMRGLESVEVLSQVSRNSVIDACMKIAETEKALEVFHLAPERNIVTWTTMIAGYGRNGDGEQALRFFVEMMKSGVDSDHFAYGAVLHACSGLACLGHGKMIHGCLIHRGFQGYAYVGNALVNLYAKCGDIKESNRAFGDIANKDLVSWNTMLFSFGVHGLADQALKLYDNMIVSGIKPDKVTFIGLLTTCSHSGLVEEGCSIFKSMVKDHGIPLEVDHVTCMIDMFGRGGYLAKAKDLATTYNSLVTKASNSSSWEALLGACSTHWHTELGREVSKVLKIAEPSEEMSFVLLSNLYCSSGRWKEAEDVRREMVERGMKKTPGCSWIEVGNQVSTFLVGDSTHPRLEELSETLYSIQSEMRNPETFWNLWI